One stretch of Mus pahari chromosome 15, PAHARI_EIJ_v1.1, whole genome shotgun sequence DNA includes these proteins:
- the LOC115065510 gene encoding uncharacterized protein LOC115065510, with amino-acid sequence MKPSVDVLEIIACAVLILVSFVGNISLFYSTSKCIAGGLQTSFLLILSLVFVHLIKNLVVNTLKIVYSSGVLLDSVGCKGLHFTAALTTSLTIWFMLHFALFYHRKLYRIVYPLNGAASLNQQKYCWKGISALWVTGVAVYIPVLVYTRKPEHGNSGNETSSLSNKRIYMDCLTGFANEQVEFYYGKIFLVLIDILPLAILVFVCFWMALLLLEKKKMTYGDIWIGDDDSETEVLRGAKFSILLMLLITPLWVSHFILVYFLKDLEACVFIPAVLTTLSSGFSAVSPFLLMLVNYKMKLVSFCGIQREKSTPQPPDIILSPYA; translated from the coding sequence ATGAAGCCCTCTGTCGACGTGCTTGAGATAATCGCCTGTGCTGTTCTCATCCTCGTGAGCTTCGTAGGAAACATATCTTTATTTTACTCCACAAGTAAGTGCATTGCCGGGGGCCTGCAGACATCTTTTCTCCTCATTCTCAGCCTGGTGTTTGTCCACCTTATTAAAAACCTGGTGGTGAACACCCTCAAGATTGTTTACTCTTCTGGTGTCTTGCTGGACTCAGTTGGCTGCAAAGGTCTGCACTTCACTGCAGCCCTGACGACTTCCCTGACCATCTGGTTCATGTTACACTTTGCGTTGTTCTACCACCGGAAGCTTTACCGAATTGTGTACCCCTTGAATGGAGCTGCAAGTCTGAACCAACAGAAGTACTGCTGGAAAGGGATTTCTGCCCTCTGGGTGACTGGTGTGGCAGTGTATATCCCAGTGTTGGTCTATACTAGAAAACCAGAGCATGGcaattctggaaatgaaacaaGCTCCCTGTCTAATAAAAGAATCTACATGGATTGCTTAACTGGCTTTGCAAATGAACAGGTAGAGTTTTactatgggaaaatatttttagttttgattgATATCCTTCCTCTAGCCATCTTAGTGTTTGTCTGTTTCTGGATGGCTCTCCTCCTTttagagaagaagaagatgacATATGGCGACATCTGGATTGGAGATGATGACTCAGAAACTGAGGTCCTCCGAGGGGCCAAGTTCAGTATCTTGTTAATGTTGCTCATCACGCCCCTTTGGGTCTCTCACTTTATCTTAGTCTATTTCTTGAAGGACTTGGAGGCCTGTGTCTTTATTCCAGCTGTTCTCACAActctctcctctggcttctctgctGTCAGTCCTTTCCTGCTTATGTTGGTTAATTACAAAATGAAGCTGGTGTCCTTCTGTGGAATCCAACGGGAAAAGTCCACACCGCAGCCTCCAGACATCATTCTGTCTCCATATGCTTAA